In Mycobacterium sp. Aquia_216, a genomic segment contains:
- a CDS encoding DUF402 domain-containing protein: MRAVDEYAVRPWGLYVARPTPGRVQFHYLESWLLPSLGLRATVFHFNPGHERDHDYYLDVGEYTRGPEVWSSEDHYLDIEVRTGAGAELADVDELLDAVRQGLLAAEVAERAVHRAVQTVEGLARNGYDLQRWLARDGIELSWRGR; this comes from the coding sequence GTGCGGGCGGTCGACGAATACGCGGTGCGCCCGTGGGGGCTCTACGTCGCCCGGCCGACGCCGGGCCGGGTCCAGTTCCACTACCTGGAATCCTGGCTGCTTCCGTCGCTGGGATTGCGCGCCACGGTGTTCCACTTCAATCCGGGCCATGAACGTGACCATGACTACTACCTCGATGTGGGCGAATACACCCGCGGTCCGGAGGTGTGGAGCTCCGAGGACCACTACCTCGATATCGAGGTACGCACCGGCGCGGGTGCGGAGCTGGCCGACGTCGACGAACTGCTGGATGCGGTGCGCCAAGGCCTGCTGGCGGCCGAAGTCGCCGAGCGGGCGGTGCATCGGGCCGTGCAGACCGTCGAAGGACTGGCCCGCAATGGGTATGACCTGCAGCGCTGGCTGGCCCGCGACGGCATCGAACTCAGCTGGCGAGGCCGGTAA
- a CDS encoding DNA polymerase ligase N-terminal domain-containing protein gives MPLSEYRRKRRSGFRSGNSPEPRGRLRLRRRASESGPRFVIQHHAARSDHYDFRLEIDGVLVSWAIPKGPSTNPKDRRMARRTEDHPLDYADFEGVIPEDQYGAGPVIVWDRGRYANATEYDMAECLDRGHLSFRLQGEKLHGGFALTRIREGKAETWLLIKRRDEGADARRKPVKSQPESVLSGRTLDDLAESP, from the coding sequence ATGCCCTTGAGTGAGTACCGGCGCAAACGCCGGTCCGGCTTTCGATCCGGGAACAGCCCCGAACCGCGCGGAAGACTGCGCCTGAGGCGCCGCGCCAGCGAGAGCGGGCCCCGGTTTGTCATCCAGCATCACGCGGCCCGCAGCGACCACTACGACTTCCGCCTGGAGATCGACGGCGTGCTCGTCTCGTGGGCGATACCCAAAGGACCGTCGACCAACCCCAAAGACCGGCGAATGGCCCGTCGGACCGAAGACCACCCCTTGGACTATGCGGATTTCGAAGGGGTGATCCCCGAAGACCAGTACGGCGCCGGCCCGGTGATCGTCTGGGACCGCGGCAGGTACGCCAACGCGACCGAGTACGACATGGCCGAATGCCTGGACCGCGGGCATCTTTCATTTCGTCTGCAAGGCGAGAAGCTGCACGGCGGGTTTGCCCTCACCAGGATTCGTGAGGGCAAGGCCGAGACCTGGCTGCTGATCAAGCGTAGAGATGAGGGCGCCGACGCACGGCGCAAACCGGTTAAGAGTCAACCCGAATCGGTGCTATCCGGTCGCACGCTGGACGATCTGGCTGAGTCGCCGTGA